Genomic DNA from Theileria equi strain WA chromosome 4 map unlocalized gcontig_1105316255033, whole genome shotgun sequence:
TAAAATGGTTCAAAGAGTACACTATCGCCGCCACTGCAAATACAATACAGCATCAAATGTTGTAAAAAAAGTTAAGACCCCTGGCGCAAAGCTTGTATTGCAAAACGTCCAGAAGAGGGCCAAGGGTCCAAGATGCGGCGACTGCAAGAGGCCGTTGGCTGGTATATCGGTTGTAAGGCCTCACCTCTACAAGAATCTCAAGAGGAGAGATCGTAAGGTATCACGCGCCTACGGTGGAGCACGCTGCCACAGCTGCGTTAAGGataggtttgtttatattcCGTCTGCCCTTGTCACCGCGTCAAAAGCGCGACAATGTATGGCTAATGTTACATTATTTTACAGAATTATCCGTGCCTTTTTGAAGGAGGAGCAAAAGTGCGTCAAAAAGGTCGTTTTGGAGCGTGAGCAGAAGGTAAAGTCCGTTGAGAAGGCCTCCGCCAAGAAGCCCGCGAAGGCTGAACCAGAGAAGCCAAAGGCCAAGacagagaagaaaaagacCGCACCAAAGGCTTAGGTTCCTAATTTGTTGCCTATTTACGTGGTCCCCATTATGTTATCCCTGCCTTGATGCTGTGCCTTTGGCATTAACATTTATGATTTGGAGGTGCAGTTTTTTCATGTTTTTTTTGTTTCAATCTGCTAGACTCCATATATCGTCAGTTTGCATATCTGGCCGTCACAGCCTGCACAAGGTAGGCTTTGTCGCACCCGTACAGAGTAGAGGTCCATTTCGTTGTGTTACAATGGGAGATTCAGTAAAGGGTGACGTTGCTACGAATTTGAAGCAGATGAGAATCTCCGCACGAGGTAAGCTTTTTCTTCCGGAGGCCATGTGTATCTTCAGAACAACAAAACATCCAAAATCAGTTGCTTTTGCAGAAAACAATCACGGATTACTCCTCAGACAACTTTGGGTA
This window encodes:
- a CDS encoding 60S ribosomal protein L34a, putative (encoded by transcript BEWA_012260A); translation: MVQRVHYRRHCKYNTASNVVKKVKTPGAKLVLQNVQKRAKGPRCGDCKRPLAGISVVRPHLYKNLKRRDRKVSRAYGGARCHSCVKDRIIRAFLKEEQKCVKKVVLEREQKVKSVEKASAKKPAKAEPEKPKAKTEKKKTAPKA